A window of Zavarzinella sp. contains these coding sequences:
- the groL gene encoding chaperonin GroEL (60 kDa chaperone family; promotes refolding of misfolded polypeptides especially under stressful conditions; forms two stacked rings of heptamers to form a barrel-shaped 14mer; ends can be capped by GroES; misfolded proteins enter the barrel where they are refolded when GroES binds), whose amino-acid sequence MGAKQLSYSDEARQKLLEGVSKLARAVRSTLGPRGRNAVLDKGWGSPNVTKDGVTVAEDIELSDPYENMGAQLVKEAASKTSDVAGDGTTTATVLAEFVYREGLKSIAAGVDPMAIVRGIQKGVDLVIESLRGLAQKIDPNDEKAIMEVATIAANNNKTIGSKLAEAMKKVGATNGVITVEEGKTSETEVRVVQGMQFDRGYLSPHFVTNQEDVTVEFENPYILIFEDKITNVKDLVPLLETFYKKNEPLVILAEDIEGEALATLVLNRLKTGMKIAAVKAPGYGDRRKAILEDIAVLTGGKAIFKDLGITLDKVEITDLGRCKKIRIDSENTTITEGTGDQKAIDGRAESIRREIGKTDSEYDREKLQERLAKLAGGVAQIKVGGATETEMKEQKALYEDSLHATRAALAEGTVPGGGVALLNGRKVLASTKLEGDEDVGLRVLYRALEMPCRMIAENAGKDGTVIVSHIMKKNDPNWGYNADTDVYEDLRAAGVIDPVKVTRSALQNGASVAALLLTTETVIADIPEPKSDDHHDHHGGMDGMGGMGGMGGMGGMGGMGGMM is encoded by the coding sequence GTGGGTGCCAAACAACTCTCTTACTCTGACGAAGCTCGTCAAAAACTGTTGGAAGGCGTGTCGAAGCTCGCACGTGCCGTTCGCTCGACCCTGGGACCACGTGGTCGGAATGCGGTGCTCGATAAAGGCTGGGGCAGCCCGAATGTGACCAAAGACGGTGTGACCGTTGCGGAAGATATCGAACTGAGCGATCCCTACGAAAACATGGGTGCTCAACTGGTGAAAGAAGCCGCCAGCAAAACCTCCGATGTGGCTGGTGACGGCACCACCACCGCAACGGTACTGGCCGAATTCGTTTACCGCGAAGGCCTGAAATCAATCGCAGCCGGTGTGGATCCGATGGCCATTGTCCGTGGGATTCAGAAGGGTGTCGACCTGGTGATCGAATCGCTGCGTGGCCTGGCACAGAAGATCGATCCCAACGATGAAAAAGCCATTATGGAAGTGGCCACCATTGCCGCTAACAACAACAAAACGATTGGCAGCAAATTGGCCGAAGCCATGAAGAAAGTGGGTGCCACCAACGGTGTGATTACCGTGGAAGAAGGCAAAACTTCGGAAACCGAAGTCCGCGTGGTGCAGGGGATGCAGTTCGATCGTGGATATCTTTCCCCCCACTTTGTGACCAATCAGGAAGATGTCACCGTCGAATTCGAAAATCCTTACATTCTGATTTTCGAAGACAAAATTACCAACGTCAAAGACCTGGTGCCACTGCTGGAAACGTTCTACAAGAAAAATGAACCACTGGTGATCCTGGCAGAAGATATTGAAGGCGAAGCACTGGCAACACTGGTGCTGAACCGCTTGAAGACCGGCATGAAGATTGCCGCAGTGAAAGCCCCTGGCTACGGCGATCGCCGCAAAGCCATTCTGGAAGACATTGCTGTGCTGACCGGTGGCAAAGCCATTTTCAAAGATCTTGGCATCACCCTGGATAAAGTGGAAATCACCGATCTGGGTCGCTGCAAGAAGATCCGCATCGATAGCGAAAACACCACTATTACCGAAGGCACTGGCGACCAGAAAGCAATTGATGGTCGTGCAGAATCGATCCGTCGCGAAATCGGCAAAACCGACAGCGAATATGATCGCGAAAAGCTGCAGGAACGCCTGGCCAAACTGGCAGGTGGTGTGGCACAGATCAAAGTCGGTGGTGCTACCGAAACCGAAATGAAAGAGCAAAAAGCTCTGTACGAAGACAGCCTGCACGCAACCCGCGCTGCATTGGCAGAAGGCACCGTCCCTGGTGGTGGTGTGGCTCTGCTGAACGGTCGCAAAGTGCTGGCCAGCACCAAGCTGGAAGGCGATGAAGACGTTGGTCTTCGCGTGCTGTACCGTGCGTTGGAAATGCCTTGCCGCATGATTGCTGAGAACGCTGGCAAAGATGGCACGGTGATTGTTTCCCACATCATGAAGAAAAACGACCCGAACTGGGGTTACAACGCCGACACCGATGTCTATGAAGACCTGCGTGCGGCTGGTGTGATTGATCCAGTGAAAGTGACTCGCTCTGCATTGCAGAACGGTGCCAGCGTGGCAGCACTGCTGTTAACCACGGAAACCGTTATTGCTGATATTCCAGAACCCAAATCCGATGATCACCACGACCACCACGGTGGCATGGATGGAATGGGTGGCATGGGCGGTATGGGAGGAATGGGTGGCATGGGCGGCATGGGCGGCATGATGTAA
- a CDS encoding TetR/AcrR family transcriptional regulator, whose protein sequence is MAEQPKQKPVLPEIPPFLHATDKRTTILRAAMFQFLQKGYSATTMDAITLEAGVSKATVYAHFSSKEALFEMLMREGSAAVFSEFPLLEHHGGDPEEELHNFLVGVLEHILIRGGCSWDRLIIAEAVRHPHLSKLFRQCTLDRLTVSLEQYLQRLVAEQQALVGNSRMLAESLLALTVIGALHHVLLNGPPNEVDGKRLRFEIRLFLRGIGISGSFP, encoded by the coding sequence ATGGCAGAGCAGCCGAAACAGAAGCCCGTTTTACCAGAAATTCCACCGTTTCTCCATGCAACAGACAAAAGGACAACGATCCTGCGGGCTGCCATGTTTCAGTTCCTGCAAAAGGGTTATTCTGCCACAACAATGGATGCGATCACTTTGGAAGCAGGTGTTTCCAAAGCAACGGTCTACGCTCATTTTTCCAGTAAAGAAGCACTGTTTGAAATGCTGATGCGAGAAGGGTCAGCTGCCGTATTTTCAGAATTCCCACTTCTTGAACACCATGGGGGTGATCCAGAGGAGGAGTTGCACAACTTTCTTGTGGGTGTTCTTGAACATATCCTGATTCGAGGCGGGTGTTCGTGGGATCGTTTGATTATTGCGGAAGCCGTGCGGCACCCTCATCTCTCAAAGCTATTTCGGCAATGCACGTTGGACAGACTGACAGTTAGTTTGGAACAGTATCTTCAACGGCTGGTGGCGGAACAGCAAGCCCTGGTGGGGAATTCGCGAATGTTAGCAGAATCTTTGCTGGCGCTTACCGTTATCGGAGCACTTCATCATGTGCTTTTGAATGGCCCGCCGAACGAGGTTGATGGCAAGCGGTTGCGTTTCGAAATCAGGTTATTTCTGCGTGGTATCGGTATCAGCGGATCATTTCCGTGA
- a CDS encoding ATP-binding cassette domain-containing protein — protein MRYLTDQKNDQPLIQARNVNFWFGAGELRKQILFDVNIEVHRGEIVLLTGPSGSGKTTLLTLIAALRTLRDGSLHVFGTELRDANTLTQVEIRKQIGFIFQAHNLLPHLSALQNVQLALELQPSVTVQEGIARATALLESVGLAAKIHSYPAKLSGGQKQRVAVARALVGHPKLILADEPTAALDGKSGREVVELLRGLAREQGVPILMVTHDSRIFDVADRTIHMEDGRVAVASINQTGQRDK, from the coding sequence ATGCGATATCTGACTGATCAAAAAAACGATCAACCTTTGATTCAGGCACGAAACGTAAACTTCTGGTTTGGTGCAGGCGAATTGCGTAAACAGATACTGTTTGATGTGAATATTGAGGTGCACCGAGGTGAAATTGTCCTGCTCACTGGGCCTTCTGGTTCCGGAAAAACGACATTATTAACACTGATCGCTGCACTGCGCACGTTAAGAGATGGCAGTTTGCACGTGTTCGGAACCGAACTTCGGGATGCAAATACACTTACACAAGTGGAAATCCGAAAACAAATCGGATTTATCTTCCAGGCCCACAACCTGCTACCGCATCTTTCAGCCCTTCAGAATGTTCAACTTGCTCTGGAACTTCAGCCTTCAGTCACTGTGCAAGAAGGCATAGCACGTGCAACAGCATTACTCGAGAGTGTGGGATTGGCAGCCAAGATACATAGTTATCCTGCTAAGTTGTCAGGGGGTCAGAAACAACGCGTCGCTGTCGCCAGAGCACTCGTGGGGCATCCCAAATTAATTCTTGCGGATGAGCCTACCGCAGCACTTGATGGTAAATCGGGGCGTGAAGTGGTAGAACTTCTGAGAGGATTAGCTCGTGAACAGGGTGTGCCTATCCTGATGGTGACGCACGACAGCCGGATCTTTGATGTAGCCGACCGGACTATCCATATGGAGGACGGGCGAGTTGCCGTTGCCAGCATCAATCAGACAGGTCAGAGAGACAAATGA
- the devC gene encoding ABC transporter permease DevC: protein MGSTGYSCSTLFQCHSRTSKCSSRPYCHSSAIGKSEQDEAFWRNPDTGAKRSIVVYSFAPEDHWLTVPGVEEYVQELNQERTFLYDRNSKDVFGRIVPRVETGEQITIELNGRQNQVIGLTEIASSFGQEGSIITNRANFLRLFPEFSPTQVHVGLIRLKPHSDVNAVKEYYSKTLSPEVIVLTPQEFIDFELRYWQTNAPVGFVFTMGTIVGFFIGFIVVYQILYTDVSNHLPQFATMKAMGFTDNALLWQVIRQALLLAILGYLPGSLLAIGFYQVIKAGTSIAVNPTLERGVFLFGLTCLMCLLSGAMATRRLRAADPADVF from the coding sequence GTGGGTTCAACTGGGTATTCTTGCAGCACTTTATTCCAGTGCCACAGTCGTACATCGAAATGTTCAAGCAGACCTTATTGTCATTCATCCGCAATCGGAAAATCTGAACAAGATGAAGCCTTTTGGCGGAACCCGGACACTGGTGCGAAGAGATCGATTGTTGTTTACTCGTTTGCTCCTGAAGATCATTGGCTTACAGTTCCGGGTGTTGAGGAATATGTCCAGGAACTCAATCAGGAAAGAACATTTCTCTATGATCGGAATTCCAAGGATGTGTTCGGTCGAATTGTACCCAGGGTAGAAACCGGGGAGCAGATCACTATTGAATTGAATGGCCGACAAAATCAGGTGATCGGTTTGACGGAAATCGCTTCTTCATTTGGTCAGGAAGGCAGCATCATCACGAATCGAGCAAATTTTTTACGGTTGTTTCCGGAATTTTCACCTACCCAGGTACATGTTGGTTTGATTCGCCTGAAACCGCATTCTGATGTGAATGCTGTCAAGGAATATTACTCCAAAACACTCTCTCCAGAAGTGATCGTTCTGACGCCGCAGGAATTTATCGATTTTGAATTGCGGTATTGGCAGACGAATGCACCAGTGGGTTTTGTCTTCACGATGGGCACAATCGTCGGCTTCTTTATCGGATTCATCGTTGTTTACCAGATTTTGTATACCGATGTTTCAAATCATCTGCCACAGTTCGCAACCATGAAAGCGATGGGATTCACTGACAACGCCTTGTTGTGGCAGGTGATCCGTCAGGCACTGCTACTGGCAATCCTGGGATATCTACCCGGATCTCTTCTAGCAATAGGTTTTTACCAAGTCATCAAGGCTGGCACTTCGATTGCTGTCAATCCAACATTGGAGAGAGGGGTGTTTCTCTTTGGGCTTACCTGTCTGATGTGCCTGCTTTCAGGTGCAATGGCCACACGTCGACTCCGCGCTGCAGATCCGGCCGATGTGTTCTAA
- a CDS encoding efflux RND transporter periplasmic adaptor subunit, with translation MTIPDSGNLQHQRKYRFVFSALLVLIAAAFGTWYLQKRQTQSSKSTMSNAKEVSGIGAIGRLEPGWKMIQIGPSSTPDGARIETLFAGEGSLVRAGDVVAIMDTRSRKEAALDEAKAQVRIAAAKLVLTKAGVKAQDIAAQEAAVEHLRASLQKVEAEYKRIKALEFTGAVSVDEYDQRRFQVLMAAAILRQSEATLASMKVVRKEDVLLAEAELARAQAGVAMAEADLEVTQIRSPGNGRILKVNAYPGEKVSESGIFELGDTSQMHAVAEVCEKDILRVQIGQRATVWMQSIPGELTGQVVHVGWKVGRRVVLDNDPVKDTDAKVVEVRIQLDSESSERVSGLSYARVEIRINSAGGP, from the coding sequence ATGACCATTCCTGATAGTGGGAATCTTCAACATCAACGGAAGTATCGATTTGTTTTCAGTGCATTACTGGTTTTGATTGCAGCTGCTTTTGGGACCTGGTATTTGCAGAAACGGCAAACCCAGTCGAGCAAGTCAACAATGTCCAATGCAAAGGAAGTTTCAGGTATCGGTGCAATTGGTCGTCTCGAACCTGGTTGGAAAATGATCCAGATTGGACCATCATCGACTCCGGATGGTGCCAGAATCGAAACCTTATTTGCGGGTGAAGGTTCTCTTGTTCGAGCGGGTGATGTTGTTGCAATCATGGATACCCGCAGCCGAAAAGAAGCAGCATTGGATGAAGCCAAAGCACAAGTCCGCATCGCTGCTGCCAAACTGGTGCTGACGAAAGCTGGTGTCAAAGCTCAGGATATTGCAGCCCAGGAGGCAGCTGTAGAGCATTTGCGGGCTTCCTTGCAGAAAGTTGAAGCTGAATACAAACGAATCAAAGCATTAGAATTTACCGGCGCAGTCTCTGTTGATGAATATGACCAACGGCGATTTCAAGTCTTAATGGCTGCAGCTATCCTCCGACAGTCGGAAGCAACACTCGCGTCAATGAAAGTTGTTCGCAAGGAAGATGTTTTGTTAGCCGAGGCGGAACTCGCACGCGCCCAGGCCGGAGTTGCAATGGCTGAAGCAGACCTGGAAGTGACACAGATCCGATCTCCTGGTAACGGGCGAATTTTAAAAGTAAACGCCTATCCCGGAGAGAAAGTTTCTGAATCAGGAATTTTTGAACTGGGTGACACTTCCCAGATGCATGCTGTTGCAGAAGTTTGTGAGAAAGACATTCTCCGAGTACAGATTGGACAACGTGCCACTGTCTGGATGCAGAGCATACCGGGTGAATTGACTGGGCAAGTGGTACATGTTGGATGGAAGGTGGGCAGGCGTGTGGTTCTGGACAACGATCCCGTGAAAGATACCGACGCCAAAGTGGTAGAAGTTCGAATTCAACTTGACTCTGAATCAAGCGAGCGAGTTTCCGGGTTATCTTACGCGCGTGTCGAAATCCGAATCAATAGTGCGGGAGGACCTTGA
- a CDS encoding PQQ-binding-like beta-propeller repeat protein: MRWILIVVLAWCSTVGSASAVIMAKVELEQVIQSQPLIMTLKISDWLPDKPAMVLVPGKIMQGKFNFERIPVNLAGDAEAQKEKQPAMLLERLEKDLEFVVFAARRGKNFDAVCYTNGTWFRLAGSVEVLDGKEVTRWRFTHCEPYFRRTFRGTTAEMLQAIETGLKGGKLPAYDEKEPPGYGPPLKEKKSHLPNGSPFRTGLFAVVQLPFLGLIAALAAIFPAVFGGLALMMRRWVVALSMASLISILAAVFMYFPRWLHWTGLKTPTQLWTVCGVLCALAALWAARRYTRARRQNQSADFQPQRLDRFGLAGLIVLLLGTLTYPWLTKQSFLDSPWLELSILVVPVAFCLGHLLGHWWQRRTQPEEVRLSSETVGLWAASAVFGITACLQMTPTTAPVTVSGSGLWELQQEPVWVFEPAENGEVTSNPLVTPERIYVTVHHRQGFSQYGRVYALDPVTGKALWEFDDEGGLKELFCSPTYADGRLFFGEGYHTNRDSKMYCVDAATGKKLWEFATSSHTESTPAVAAGKVVFGAGDDGLYCFNAATGDKLWQYPAPGEPGMHIDSNPVISNGAVYIGSGSSQRTKRNRIACVDLETGKERWGEDIDYSAWGSPTVDRGVAYFGIGNGTFSLDNGPLNGRLLARHAGNGTVIWSKNFPNSVLTKPATDRHHVYTGCKDGFLYCLDRHDGDIIWKQSLQSPVLASPAVVHYPTQVGDSVYAVGAQGMMFSANCADGSLRWLIDFRALAQMGYAHTTSSPTVMQTIRDGRAERTIIIGCGIAPTPTSTPTARVYCFREIAK, encoded by the coding sequence ATGCGTTGGATTTTGATCGTGGTTTTGGCCTGGTGCAGCACGGTGGGTTCGGCGTCTGCCGTCATTATGGCGAAAGTGGAATTGGAGCAGGTCATCCAGAGCCAACCACTGATCATGACCCTGAAAATCAGCGACTGGCTGCCAGACAAACCCGCAATGGTGCTGGTGCCAGGCAAAATCATGCAGGGGAAATTCAACTTTGAGCGAATTCCGGTGAACCTGGCGGGTGATGCAGAGGCCCAGAAAGAAAAGCAACCAGCGATGCTGCTGGAACGGCTGGAAAAAGATCTGGAATTTGTAGTTTTTGCCGCACGTCGGGGGAAAAACTTCGATGCGGTGTGTTACACCAACGGCACCTGGTTCCGGCTGGCTGGAAGTGTGGAAGTTCTGGATGGCAAAGAAGTTACGCGTTGGCGCTTTACCCACTGCGAGCCCTATTTCCGCCGCACCTTCCGTGGGACAACAGCAGAAATGCTGCAGGCGATTGAAACAGGCCTGAAAGGGGGCAAGCTGCCCGCCTACGATGAAAAAGAACCCCCGGGTTACGGCCCACCGCTGAAAGAGAAGAAATCGCACCTTCCCAATGGGTCACCATTTCGCACCGGCCTGTTTGCGGTGGTTCAGTTGCCTTTTCTGGGGTTGATTGCCGCACTGGCGGCAATTTTCCCTGCCGTTTTTGGTGGGTTGGCCTTAATGATGCGTCGCTGGGTGGTGGCACTCAGTATGGCCAGTCTGATCAGTATTCTGGCGGCTGTTTTCATGTATTTCCCACGCTGGCTGCACTGGACGGGGTTAAAAACGCCCACCCAACTCTGGACAGTCTGTGGAGTGCTGTGTGCCCTGGCCGCACTGTGGGCAGCCCGACGTTACACACGAGCCCGTCGCCAGAATCAGTCTGCCGATTTTCAACCACAACGGCTCGACCGTTTCGGGCTGGCTGGGCTGATTGTGCTCTTGCTGGGGACGTTAACCTATCCATGGCTCACTAAACAAAGTTTTCTGGATTCGCCCTGGCTGGAACTATCGATTCTGGTGGTACCCGTGGCATTCTGCCTTGGTCACCTCCTGGGCCACTGGTGGCAACGCCGCACCCAACCTGAAGAAGTAAGGTTGAGCAGCGAAACCGTCGGGCTCTGGGCAGCCAGTGCCGTGTTTGGGATTACCGCCTGTCTGCAGATGACACCCACCACAGCACCCGTTACGGTCAGCGGCAGTGGTTTGTGGGAACTGCAACAGGAACCTGTCTGGGTGTTTGAACCTGCAGAAAATGGCGAAGTGACTTCCAATCCACTGGTGACACCTGAGCGAATTTATGTCACGGTGCACCACCGGCAGGGGTTTTCGCAATATGGCCGGGTCTACGCCCTCGATCCTGTTACGGGCAAAGCCTTGTGGGAGTTTGATGATGAAGGTGGCCTGAAAGAGCTGTTCTGTTCCCCCACCTATGCGGATGGTCGGCTGTTTTTTGGGGAAGGCTACCACACCAACCGCGACAGCAAGATGTATTGTGTGGATGCCGCCACCGGAAAAAAACTGTGGGAATTCGCCACCAGCAGTCATACAGAATCCACCCCCGCAGTGGCTGCTGGCAAAGTAGTCTTCGGTGCAGGCGATGATGGCCTGTATTGTTTCAACGCTGCCACTGGCGACAAGCTGTGGCAATACCCCGCACCCGGCGAACCCGGAATGCACATCGACAGCAATCCAGTCATTTCCAATGGGGCAGTTTATATTGGTAGTGGCAGCAGCCAGCGAACCAAACGCAATCGGATTGCCTGTGTCGATCTTGAGACGGGAAAGGAACGGTGGGGCGAAGATATCGATTACTCCGCCTGGGGTTCTCCCACGGTCGATCGTGGGGTGGCTTACTTTGGGATTGGCAACGGCACTTTTTCTCTGGATAATGGTCCATTGAATGGTCGCCTGTTGGCTCGCCATGCAGGTAATGGTACGGTGATCTGGAGCAAAAATTTCCCAAACAGCGTACTGACAAAACCCGCCACCGATCGCCACCACGTTTATACTGGTTGTAAAGATGGCTTTCTCTACTGTTTAGATCGGCACGATGGCGACATCATCTGGAAGCAAAGCCTGCAATCGCCGGTACTTGCGTCGCCCGCGGTAGTGCACTATCCCACCCAGGTGGGGGATAGTGTTTACGCTGTGGGGGCACAAGGGATGATGTTTTCAGCGAATTGTGCAGACGGCTCCCTGCGCTGGCTGATCGATTTTCGGGCATTGGCCCAGATGGGTTACGCCCACACCACCTCATCACCCACCGTAATGCAGACGATCCGTGACGGTCGGGCAGAACGCACCATTATTATTGGTTGTGGCATCGCACCGACCCCCACATCCACCCCCACCGCACGGGTGTATTGTTTTCGAGAAATAGCCAAATAA